The genomic interval TCACCCTTCATGAATGCAGATATCGGTTGTTTCACGTTATTATCGACTCCCTTGTTCATACGATAGAATCTTTCCTGGGACGTTGGAAATGTTCCTTGTGCAAGAAGACGTTTACTTCCTATCCTGAGTATGCGCTCCCTTACAAGCGGTACGTAAAGGATCACTGTCTCTCCTTCAGTCAGGCTTATGTCAAAGATGATACAGAAACCTACCGGAGTGTCTCCTCTGCCATCGGATATACTACCCGAACACAGGAAATAGACAACCGCATGCTTGCCTGGTCAACCGTTTGGAGGTGGCTGCGTTTCTTTGGCTCACTGAAATACACACTCCGCAACGCCTTTGACCTCATCAGGCAGGCCGACCCCAACTCTCCGGTTTTTCGCCAAATGTTTCCCATTTACCACGGAAAGTATAAAAGCAAACAACGAAAAACCTCCCTCGATCAATCGATTCAATTGTTCAGCGCCGAGCCGGAATATCACCGAATTTTTGGGCATTCATTTTTCCCCGAACTGGCAACAAAAAGCGGCTGGTCTTGAGTTACAATCACCTCCACACTTAAAAAAGGAGGTGAATTATGAAATCGAAAGACGAAAAATGGGCTTTATTCTGGTGCAATCTTCTGCATCCTGTCATCTTCGGTGAGATTGAGAAGGAGCAGACCAACCTTTTTCTGAAAAAACTCTGCCTTCAGGAGGTCGTATTCCCCAACGGAAAGCGGAAAAGACCCACTATCTCTACCCTCAGGAGAAAACTCAACCGCTACCGCAAAGATGGATTTCAATCTCTTGCAAGAAAGGCGAGGAGCGACCGTGGCGCATCCAGAAGGTTTTCTCCTGAAATTATCGACAAAGCCGTTGAACTCAAAAAAGAACAACCACGCCGCAGCGACGATTGCCTCAACCGCTTTCTTGAGAAATACTATGGGAAAACGATCCCCAAATCCACCCTCTACCGCCATCTCAGACTCGCAGGGGCGACCCGGCTCAAACTCGGCGTCTCACAGCAAAAGGTGCGTATACGCTCTTAGCCGTGAGCATACCCACGACCTCTGGATTGGCGACTTCCAGGAAGGCCCTTTCGTGCTCGTTGACGGCGAGGCGCTTCCCACAAACCTCTGTCTCTTTATCGACTGCTACAGCCGTTATGTGGTCGAAGGACGGTATTATCTCAAACAAACCCTCGATATCCTTATCGATTCTCTCATCAGGGCCTGGACTATCCACGGCTCGCCCAAAGAACTCTACCTCGACAATGCCAAGGTCTACCACTCTGACGCCCTGCGCTCTGCCTGTTACAACCTCGGCATTAAACTCATCCACAGACCACCACGCGACCCTGCTCCCGGCGGACTGGTCGAACGTTTCTTCGGCACCAGCCAGACATAGTTCGAGTCGGAAGTCCGCTCCGGCGACATTATCACCCTTGATGCCATTAACCAGGCCTTCTCCGCTTACCTTGCCGTTGTCTATCACGCAAGAATCCACTCCGAAACCAATCAATCTCCAAAACAACGCTACGACGAGGGGCTTACCGTCATCCGACACGTCGATATGGACGCCGCTCTTGCCTTCTTCATGAAACGCATCCCCAGAACCGTTGACAGAACCTTTGCCGATGTCCGCATTGATAACCGCTTTTACCGTGTTGACCCCAAACTCAGAGGCGATAAAGTAGAAGTCCGTTACGACCCATACGGCGATCTCAAAAAGGTCTTGATCTATTCCGCAAACGGTGAATACCTCGGCTCGGGAAATCTCTACCTGCGCGACCAGGGCGCTGAAACTCCAGCCGCCTCACCTTCAAAACCAAAACATAATTACCTCGACCTTATCACTCAGAAACACAAATCCATTCTCCAGGCTCAGGCCAAAGGCATTGATTACCACCAAATCATCTCCGAACGACCCTGGCCATTCATGGCATTCGTCCAGAAACTCGCACTCCTCATGGGACACAAAGGCTCTCTCTCCGCCTTCAGCTCTCATGAACTCGAATCGCTTAAAAAATGCTACAACCGTATCCCCGCTCTCAACGAATCATTGCTCACGGAGGCATTCCAAAATGCCTCCGTGAAAACCTTACCCTATATCATTCGTGAATTACAAATCGCTTACTCGAAAAAGGAGGTCTCTTAACCATGTTTACTTCTCATTTTTCCATGACTACTCAGCCGTTCTCTGAAAGAATCAACACCAGCCTTATCATGAAAGACGAACGCTTTACCCAGGGGCTTGCACGACTCCAATACCTCTTACACTCAGGCTCTATCGCCGTCCTCTACGGACAGACGGGAGTCGGAAAATCCACACTCCTCAAACTCTTCCTCTCACAAATCCCCCAAAACCTGTTTCTCCCCATCTACCTCCATTTTACCCACCTAAAATCATCCAGCCTTCTCTCCTTAATCGTCTCCCAGCTCGGTGAAATACCAAAACACACCAAAGACCGGCTCTTCCTCCAAATTATGGATAAATCCTTGCGCTCAAATCTCACTCCCATTATCGTTATCGACGAGGCTCATCTCCTGAAAACCGACGCCATCACAGACCTCAGACTCCTTGTCAGC from Candidatus Kuenenia stuttgartiensis carries:
- a CDS encoding helix-turn-helix domain-containing protein, coding for MKSKDEKWALFWCNLLHPVIFGEIEKEQTNLFLKKLCLQEVVFPNGKRKRPTISTLRRKLNRYRKDGFQSLARKARSDRGASRRFSPEIIDKAVELKKEQPRRSDDCLNRFLEKYYGKTIPKSTLYRHLRLAGATRLKLGVSQQKVRIRS
- a CDS encoding DDE-type integrase/transposase/recombinase, coding for MLVDGEALPTNLCLFIDCYSRYVVEGRYYLKQTLDILIDSLIRAWTIHGSPKELYLDNAKVYHSDALRSACYNLGIKLIHRPPRDPAPGGLVERFFGTSQT
- a CDS encoding Mu transposase C-terminal domain-containing protein, which produces MDAALAFFMKRIPRTVDRTFADVRIDNRFYRVDPKLRGDKVEVRYDPYGDLKKVLIYSANGEYLGSGNLYLRDQGAETPAASPSKPKHNYLDLITQKHKSILQAQAKGIDYHQIISERPWPFMAFVQKLALLMGHKGSLSAFSSHELESLKKCYNRIPALNESLLTEAFQNASVKTLPYIIRELQIAYSKKEVS
- a CDS encoding ExeA family protein codes for the protein MFTSHFSMTTQPFSERINTSLIMKDERFTQGLARLQYLLHSGSIAVLYGQTGVGKSTLLKLFLSQIPQNLFLPIYLHFTHLKSSSLLSLIVSQLGEIPKHTKDRLFLQIMDKSLRSNLTPIIVIDEAHLLKTDAITDLRLLVSSPLDSSTHLKIILSGQEHLKYILKRDIHADFAQRISVHYHIHPLTKTQTAAYIDFHLKSSGASDKIFDSDVKDLIHEFSAGIPRQINAISTACLINASIRQSQKITQDIFHQALAEIQSF